A portion of the Poecile atricapillus isolate bPoeAtr1 chromosome 7, bPoeAtr1.hap1, whole genome shotgun sequence genome contains these proteins:
- the LOC131580943 gene encoding uricase-like encodes MKTQERLLPAQIKDLEVLNCEYGKNTIKFLRLHREGKKHLVKEVEVCAHLRLTSPQEYLEGNNSLVIPTDTIKNTVLVLAKKNGIPSLEQFAIDICNHFMTTFCQVAYVKTYVQEVPWQRLCEDGVPHIHSFICVPDGIRFCEAEQCRNGPLVVFAGIKDLKLMKTTQSGFEGFCKDGHTTLPERHDRILCGELFCKWSYGECKDFDFDCIWKKIRECILEAFAGPPDCGEYSPSYQKTVNCIQMLVLSRVSQVQVIEVVLNNTFYNVVDMKNLGLTNDKEVLVPVEAPYGSCACTLGRKKFFEVQAHMLRDERKCQFGLAAAQGN; translated from the exons ATCAAGGACCTTGAAGTTCTCAACTGTGAATATGGCAAGAATACAATTAAGTTCCTTCGCCTTCATAGAGAGGGAAAGAAGCATTTAGTTAAAGAAGTGGAAGTGTGTGCACATCTTCGGCTGACTTCTCCTCAGGAGTACCTGGAAGGGAACAATTCTCTTGTGATACCTACAGACACCATAAAGAATACTGTCCTTGTGTTGGCCAAAAAAaatggg ATCCCAAGTTTAGAACAATTTGCTATAGATATCTGCAATCACTTCATGACAACATTTTGCCAAGTGGCCTACGTCAAAACCTACGTTCAAGAAGTACCATGGCAACGGCTGTGTGAG GATGGAGTTCCCCACATCCACTCATTCATATGTGTTCCTGATGGGATCCGCTTCTGTGAAGCTGAGCAGTGCCGGAATG GTCCTCTGGTTGTCTTTGCTGGAATTAAGGACCTGAAACTTATGAAGACGACGCAGTCTGGATTTGAAGGCTTCTGTAAGGATGGACACACCACACTTCCTGAAAGGCATGACAGGATTCTGTGTGGAGAgctcttctgcaaatggtcataCGGCGAATGCAAGGATTTTGACTTTGACTGCATATG GAAGAAAATCCGTGAATGTATCCTTGAAGCCTTTGCTGGACCACCTGACTGTGGAGAATATTCACCCTcttaccagaaaactgtcaaCTGTATCCAGATGCTTGTCCTTTCCAGAGTGTCACAG GTACAGGTCATAGAAGTCGTCTTGAACAACACTTTTTATAATGTTGTAGACATGAAGAATCTAGGCTTGACCAATGACAAAGAA GTTTTGGTTCCAGTGGAAGCTCCTTATGGTTCCTGTGCTTGCACACTTGGCAGGAAGAAGTTTTTTGAAGTACAAGCCCACATGCTGAGAGATGAGAGGAAATGTCAGTTTGGActggcagctgcccagggcaacTAA
- the LOC131580942 gene encoding sterile alpha motif domain-containing protein 13 isoform X3, whose product MLTVDMENKENGSLDVKNSVENGRPLDPADWAVTDVVNYFRTAGFEEQASAFQEQEIDGKSLLLMTRNDVLTGLSLKLGPALKIYEYHVKPLQTQHLKNNSL is encoded by the exons ATGCTAACTGTTGacatggaaaacaaagaaaatggcTCTCTGGATGTCAAAAA TTCAGTAGAGAATGGGAGACCTCTGGATCCTGCTGACTGGGCTGTTACCGATGTTGTGAATTATTTCAGAACAGCTGGATTTGAAGAACAAGCCAGTGCTTTTCAGGAACAG GAAATTGATGGCAAATCATTACTGTTGATGACAAGAAATGATGTACTGACTGGACTTTCATTAAAACTGGGGCCTGCGCTGAAAATCTATGAATATCACGTAAAACCTCTACAGACACAACATCTAAAGAACAACTCTTTATAG